One window of the Granulicella arctica genome contains the following:
- the gatA gene encoding Asp-tRNA(Asn)/Glu-tRNA(Gln) amidotransferase subunit GatA encodes MQLDLTIDGIRSGVREGRTTATSLAEQHYGQIASRDGEINSFLALSQQRAMAQAAKIDGMVARGDELPALAGVPVGIKDVLAMRGSPATAGSLILKGYRPPYDATAVAKLEAAGAVLLGKLNCDEFAMGSSNENSAYGPVKNPRALDRVPGGSSGGSAAAVAAGFAVASLGTDTGGSIRQPAAFCGVVGVLPTYGRVSRFGLIAFASSLDRVGPFTHTVKDAATVLGVLAGADPLDATSSERPVDDYVKALEKPVDGLRVGIPAEYFGEGLDPEIRAAIEATLDGLKAAGCVMTPVSLPHTKYAIPTYYVIATAEASSNLSRFDGVRFGLRATEATTLSAMFKKTRDEGFGSEVKRRILLGTYALSAGYYDAYYKKAQQVRTLLTRDFLTAFEQVDVIIGPMTPTPAFKLGEKTDDPMAMYLADIYSVAASLAGICGVSVPCGETKDGLPIGVQIMGRHFDEATMLRVALAVETQQAAAKGR; translated from the coding sequence ATGCAGTTGGACCTGACGATTGATGGAATCCGGTCGGGGGTGCGTGAAGGCCGTACGACCGCGACCAGTTTGGCGGAACAGCACTACGGCCAGATTGCGTCTCGCGATGGCGAGATCAACAGCTTTCTCGCGCTCAGCCAGCAGCGGGCGATGGCACAGGCTGCAAAGATCGACGGCATGGTGGCCCGTGGTGACGAGTTGCCGGCTTTAGCCGGTGTACCGGTAGGTATCAAGGATGTTCTGGCGATGCGTGGTTCGCCGGCAACTGCCGGTTCGCTGATCCTCAAAGGGTATCGACCGCCCTATGACGCTACTGCCGTCGCAAAGCTGGAGGCGGCTGGAGCGGTGCTGCTGGGCAAGCTGAACTGCGATGAGTTCGCGATGGGCTCCTCAAACGAGAACTCAGCCTATGGGCCCGTGAAGAATCCACGGGCGCTCGATCGGGTTCCGGGTGGATCGAGTGGCGGCTCGGCTGCAGCTGTTGCAGCGGGCTTTGCAGTCGCTTCGCTGGGCACGGACACTGGTGGATCGATTCGGCAGCCTGCGGCGTTCTGCGGCGTCGTCGGCGTTTTGCCGACGTATGGGCGTGTGAGCCGTTTTGGGCTGATCGCGTTTGCCTCCTCGCTCGATCGGGTTGGGCCATTCACGCACACCGTGAAGGACGCGGCGACGGTGCTTGGCGTGCTTGCCGGAGCTGATCCTCTGGATGCGACGTCGTCTGAGCGACCGGTCGATGATTATGTGAAGGCGCTCGAGAAGCCGGTTGACGGACTTCGTGTTGGCATTCCAGCAGAGTATTTTGGCGAAGGCCTCGATCCTGAGATCCGAGCGGCGATTGAAGCGACTCTCGACGGTTTGAAGGCTGCCGGTTGCGTGATGACCCCGGTGAGTCTGCCGCATACGAAATATGCGATTCCAACGTATTACGTTATCGCTACGGCTGAAGCGTCGTCGAATCTCTCCCGGTTTGATGGGGTTCGATTCGGGCTGCGGGCTACCGAGGCGACTACGCTTTCAGCGATGTTCAAGAAGACGCGCGACGAGGGCTTTGGGTCCGAGGTGAAGCGTCGAATCCTGCTTGGAACGTATGCGCTGAGCGCTGGTTACTACGACGCGTACTACAAGAAGGCACAGCAGGTGCGGACGCTGCTTACGCGGGACTTTCTGACGGCTTTCGAGCAGGTGGACGTGATCATCGGGCCGATGACACCAACACCTGCGTTCAAGCTGGGTGAAAAGACGGACGATCCGATGGCAATGTACCTGGCCGACATCTACTCGGTTGCGGCGAGTCTTGCAGGCATCTGCGGCGTCTCTGTTCCGTGCGGTGAGACGAAGGATGGGCTGCCGATCGGGGTGCAGATCATGGGCCGGCACTTCGATGAGGCGACGATGCTGCGGGTCGCGTTGGCGGTCGAGACGCAGCAGGCTGCGGCGAAGGGCCGCTGA
- a CDS encoding sugar transferase, translating into MLDEHQSAESRSSATMDESYAYPGHTAVLPRDHWRDGVPAQLFRYRVIKRCMDILCVLLALPVLLPLFGVIAIVMMRTSPGPILFSHRRIRKNGAFFSMWKFRTMCVNSTEVLDSYLKLHPEARAEWYATRKLRVDPRVTAIGAFLRRFSLDELPQVWNVLMGTMSLVGPRPIVAAEVEKYGNGFQCYCRVKPGLTGLWQVSGRSELSYDARVALDCAYVKRWSLGRDIVILMKTFAAVVHQDGAF; encoded by the coding sequence ATGCTGGATGAGCATCAATCCGCCGAATCACGATCTTCGGCGACCATGGATGAGTCGTATGCGTACCCGGGCCACACAGCCGTGCTTCCTCGGGATCACTGGCGTGACGGCGTTCCTGCGCAGCTATTCCGGTATCGCGTCATCAAGCGCTGCATGGACATCCTCTGTGTCCTTCTGGCATTGCCTGTGCTGCTGCCGTTATTCGGCGTCATAGCGATTGTGATGATGCGGACATCGCCGGGTCCGATCCTCTTCTCCCATCGACGGATACGTAAGAATGGCGCTTTCTTCTCCATGTGGAAGTTCCGGACGATGTGCGTCAACTCGACTGAAGTGCTTGATAGCTACCTTAAACTTCACCCCGAGGCACGCGCTGAGTGGTACGCGACTCGCAAACTTCGTGTTGATCCTCGCGTGACGGCGATTGGTGCCTTCCTGCGCCGATTCAGCCTCGATGAATTGCCGCAAGTGTGGAATGTGCTCATGGGCACGATGAGTCTTGTAGGGCCTCGGCCCATTGTGGCGGCTGAGGTAGAGAAATATGGCAACGGCTTTCAATGTTATTGCCGGGTCAAGCCTGGTCTGACAGGCCTCTGGCAGGTGTCAGGCCGTAGCGAGCTTAGCTATGACGCTCGCGTCGCCCTTGACTGCGCGTATGTGAAACGCTGGTCGCTGGGCCGCGATATCGTTATTTTGATGAAGACGTTTGCAGCGGTCGTCCACCAGGACGGCGCGTTCTAA
- the gatC gene encoding Asp-tRNA(Asn)/Glu-tRNA(Gln) amidotransferase subunit GatC has translation MGEVEAVSLDEVRRVAELANLELTAEEEPRMQRDLNAILGHIAELNELDTTGVPAMAQVGEILAETKDLVGSSLRVDAVRPSVDRAAVMAVAPETDGRFFKVPKVIER, from the coding sequence TTGGGCGAGGTAGAGGCTGTATCGCTGGATGAGGTTCGCAGGGTGGCTGAGTTGGCCAACCTCGAGCTGACCGCAGAGGAAGAACCGCGGATGCAGCGGGATCTGAATGCCATTCTCGGGCACATCGCGGAGCTGAACGAGTTGGACACCACGGGCGTTCCGGCGATGGCGCAGGTCGGCGAAATATTAGCTGAGACGAAGGATTTGGTCGGTTCGTCGCTTCGCGTGGATGCCGTTCGGCCTTCAGTCGACAGGGCTGCCGTGATGGCGGTGGCTCCCGAAACGGACGGACGCTTCTTCAAGGTTCCCAAGGTGATTGAACGGTGA
- a CDS encoding glycosyltransferase family 4 protein, whose product MLANTELTGTPVTVLVPSSVRDLPLYEHLAVKRVGRFSGQLWEQFELPFHAKGGLLFTPCGGAPVIHPRNVVTIHDAAVVSSPQGYSLAFRTWYRFLNWVLCHSALHIFTVSKFSKQELIKWYGARADKTTVTYLGSDHALRPASDPSILGRNQLDRFRYVLLVASRNPNKNIAGLLHALPHLAGSGLQIAIAGYRDEKVFGGDHKSTGSSARDLGYVDESELRTLYENAACFVFPSFYEGFGLPPLEALALGCPVVVSNAGSLPEVFGGIALICRPDDPPDIAHKLLMAAKATPDDRLRNRAFAADFKWADCALATWKVLFEKSAA is encoded by the coding sequence ATGTTGGCGAATACTGAACTGACCGGAACGCCTGTGACAGTTCTTGTGCCCTCGTCCGTTAGAGACCTTCCCCTCTATGAGCATCTCGCTGTCAAGAGAGTTGGAAGATTCTCCGGTCAACTTTGGGAGCAGTTCGAACTTCCCTTCCACGCAAAAGGAGGGCTGCTTTTCACGCCTTGCGGTGGCGCACCGGTAATACACCCGCGAAACGTAGTCACCATCCACGATGCTGCTGTCGTCTCTTCCCCCCAGGGCTACTCGCTCGCTTTTCGGACCTGGTATCGGTTTTTAAATTGGGTACTCTGCCATAGCGCACTCCACATCTTTACGGTCTCCAAGTTTTCCAAGCAGGAGTTGATCAAGTGGTATGGTGCCCGTGCAGATAAGACAACTGTCACTTATCTCGGTTCCGATCATGCTCTTCGTCCAGCATCTGATCCATCAATCTTAGGGAGGAATCAGCTGGATCGATTTCGGTACGTGCTGCTTGTAGCCTCGAGAAATCCAAACAAGAACATCGCAGGGTTACTCCATGCACTGCCACACCTTGCAGGTTCCGGTCTCCAGATTGCTATAGCAGGCTATCGAGATGAGAAAGTCTTCGGCGGAGACCATAAGAGTACTGGCTCCTCTGCCCGCGATCTCGGCTATGTTGATGAGTCTGAGCTACGAACACTCTACGAGAACGCCGCCTGCTTTGTCTTTCCTTCCTTCTATGAAGGATTTGGACTTCCTCCTCTCGAGGCCTTGGCGTTGGGCTGCCCTGTCGTTGTCTCAAATGCAGGAAGCTTGCCAGAGGTATTCGGGGGCATCGCGCTCATATGCAGGCCTGACGATCCGCCAGATATCGCTCACAAATTGCTGATGGCTGCGAAGGCGACCCCTGACGATCGATTGCGAAACAGAGCATTTGCTGCCGACTTCAAGTGGGCGGATTGCGCCCTCGCCACATGGAAGGTGCTTTTCGAGAAATCGGCTGCTTAA
- a CDS encoding DUF721 domain-containing protein has product MEGMRELLRGNLRRSLQAMSELDRLAAAWPVVCGTVMASHGEVIGYREEIVSIDVSDADWIRQMLSMQGQIAGELGRIAGVRVSGIHFERRQLAGAREFRR; this is encoded by the coding sequence ATGGAAGGAATGCGAGAGCTCCTGCGTGGAAATCTCCGTCGCAGTCTGCAGGCGATGTCGGAGCTGGATCGGCTTGCCGCTGCATGGCCCGTTGTGTGTGGGACGGTGATGGCCTCGCACGGTGAGGTGATTGGTTATCGCGAAGAGATCGTTTCGATCGACGTCTCCGATGCTGACTGGATACGGCAGATGCTTTCGATGCAGGGTCAGATCGCTGGCGAGCTTGGCCGAATCGCTGGGGTGCGCGTGAGCGGGATACACTTTGAGAGAAGGCAATTAGCTGGAGCACGAGAGTTTCGGAGGTAA
- the rfbD gene encoding dTDP-4-dehydrorhamnose reductase codes for MTGDGSGDQPRILLTGATGQVGGQLLRTLSSLGTVIAPCRSEMDLSQSVRVREVIRAVQPRWIVNPGAYTAVDKAESEPELAYAVNQSCVAAIGEEAKKIGAAVIHFSTDYVFSGAGSAPYRETDATLPTSVYGASKLAGEQALAASGAAYLIFRTSWVYGSTGKNFLLTILKLARERESLRIVADQHGAPTSSEDLARMVVSVISQCEASARREGLAITDSVSKVSGLYHAAGTGETTWHGFAREAVHQMSERQSGARYASIDPIATEDYPTPAKRPANSRLDCSKLADSFGWRMPEWQESLGKVIGDIPLPS; via the coding sequence TTGACGGGCGATGGCTCCGGTGACCAGCCCAGGATACTGCTCACAGGGGCGACCGGGCAGGTTGGGGGCCAGCTTCTTCGCACGCTCTCCAGCCTCGGGACGGTGATTGCGCCCTGCCGATCCGAGATGGACCTTTCTCAGTCCGTTCGGGTGCGAGAGGTTATTCGAGCCGTGCAACCAAGATGGATCGTCAATCCTGGAGCCTACACCGCGGTCGATAAGGCCGAGAGTGAACCTGAGCTGGCCTACGCCGTCAATCAATCCTGTGTTGCCGCAATTGGAGAGGAAGCGAAAAAGATCGGTGCTGCGGTCATCCACTTCTCGACGGATTATGTGTTTTCCGGAGCGGGTTCCGCTCCCTATCGCGAAACCGACGCGACTTTGCCGACGAGTGTCTATGGTGCGAGCAAGCTGGCAGGCGAGCAGGCCCTGGCCGCGAGTGGTGCGGCATACCTGATCTTTCGTACAAGCTGGGTCTACGGTTCAACCGGGAAGAACTTCCTCCTGACAATCCTGAAGCTTGCGCGTGAGCGCGAATCGCTGCGGATCGTCGCTGATCAACACGGAGCACCGACTTCGAGCGAAGATCTGGCTAGGATGGTTGTGTCGGTCATCAGTCAATGTGAGGCTTCCGCAAGAAGAGAAGGCTTGGCGATCACGGATTCCGTGTCAAAGGTCTCCGGTCTTTATCATGCCGCCGGTACGGGAGAGACAACCTGGCATGGCTTCGCCCGCGAAGCTGTGCATCAGATGAGCGAAAGGCAATCTGGGGCTCGGTACGCCTCCATAGACCCGATCGCCACAGAAGACTATCCGACCCCCGCGAAGCGCCCTGCTAACTCACGCTTGGACTGCAGCAAACTGGCAGATTCGTTTGGCTGGCGTATGCCGGAGTGGCAAGAGTCGCTAGGCAAGGTCATCGGCGACATTCCATTACCCAGCTAA
- a CDS encoding D-glycero-alpha-D-manno-heptose-1,7-bisphosphate 7-phosphatase encodes MKGLFLDRDGVINEEIGYLRHSADVRFIPGIFSLCRTAQKLGYRLMVVTNQSGIARGYYTEADFESLMQWMRDEFAKEGVTLDAVYFCPFHPEHGIGEYRREHEDRKPGAGMLRRGANEFGVSLTESVMIGDRCSDISAANSAGLRQAFLLTGTENSGCAGIYQEVSSLAEVERWLLEQG; translated from the coding sequence TTGAAGGGGCTATTTCTTGATCGTGATGGAGTGATCAACGAGGAGATCGGCTATCTCCGCCACTCCGCGGATGTCCGCTTTATTCCGGGTATTTTTTCGCTCTGTCGAACGGCGCAGAAGCTCGGGTACAGGCTGATGGTTGTCACCAATCAATCCGGCATTGCACGCGGCTATTACACCGAGGCGGACTTCGAAAGCTTGATGCAATGGATGCGCGACGAGTTCGCGAAGGAGGGCGTGACGCTCGATGCTGTCTACTTCTGCCCCTTTCATCCTGAACACGGTATTGGTGAGTATCGGCGGGAGCATGAAGATCGCAAACCCGGCGCAGGAATGCTGCGGCGAGGAGCGAATGAGTTTGGCGTCTCGCTTACCGAAAGCGTGATGATCGGGGATCGATGTTCCGATATTTCCGCTGCGAATAGTGCAGGTCTCAGACAGGCGTTCCTGCTGACCGGAACGGAGAACAGCGGATGCGCGGGGATCTATCAAGAGGTCAGCTCTCTGGCCGAAGTGGAGCGATGGCTACTTGAGCAGGGTTGA
- the rfbA gene encoding glucose-1-phosphate thymidylyltransferase RfbA has translation MKGILLAGGSGTRLHPVTQVVSKQLLPVYDKPMVYYPLSALMLAGVRDILLISTPEDTPRFKQLLGSGEKWGISITYAVQPSPDGLAQAFLIGKEFLAGEGCCLVLGDNIFYGHDFARILRDAAAHPEGATVFAYPVLDPERYGVVEFDSQRRAISLEEKPAKPKSRYAVTGIYFYDAQVVGIAEGLKPSPRGELEITDVNRWYLDQGQLRTEVLGRGIAWLDTGTHDSLLEAATFIHTIEQRQGLKVACPEEIAYRLGYIDDAQVKVLASRVAKSTYGQYLLRMLEETVY, from the coding sequence ATGAAGGGCATTCTCCTCGCTGGAGGTTCAGGGACGCGGCTGCATCCGGTCACGCAAGTGGTCTCGAAACAGTTGCTGCCGGTCTATGACAAGCCGATGGTCTACTACCCGCTTTCTGCGCTCATGCTGGCTGGGGTGCGTGACATCCTCTTGATCTCGACGCCGGAAGATACACCGCGGTTCAAGCAACTTCTTGGGTCAGGCGAGAAGTGGGGAATTTCGATTACCTACGCGGTACAGCCTTCGCCCGATGGACTGGCACAGGCATTTCTGATTGGTAAGGAGTTCCTGGCTGGCGAGGGGTGCTGCCTGGTACTGGGAGATAACATCTTCTACGGCCATGATTTTGCCCGTATCCTGCGCGACGCTGCGGCGCACCCAGAGGGAGCGACGGTGTTCGCCTATCCGGTACTCGATCCAGAGCGTTATGGAGTCGTGGAATTTGACTCGCAAAGGCGGGCGATCTCGCTTGAGGAAAAGCCAGCGAAGCCGAAATCGCGCTATGCCGTGACCGGGATCTACTTCTACGACGCACAGGTGGTCGGCATCGCCGAAGGGCTTAAACCCTCACCTCGCGGTGAACTGGAGATTACGGATGTCAATCGCTGGTACCTTGACCAGGGCCAGCTTCGTACCGAGGTTCTCGGACGCGGTATCGCCTGGCTCGACACTGGAACGCACGATTCACTGCTTGAGGCTGCGACGTTCATCCATACAATTGAGCAGCGACAGGGACTCAAAGTGGCGTGCCCCGAGGAGATTGCTTATCGCCTCGGCTACATCGACGATGCGCAGGTGAAAGTACTCGCGAGTCGTGTTGCAAAGAGTACATATGGACAGTACCTCTTGCGGATGCTTGAGGAGACGGTATATTGA
- the rfbB gene encoding dTDP-glucose 4,6-dehydratase, with product MMDGILITGGAGFIGSNFILEWFAHGGAPLINVDKLTYAGNLENLTSVEGRSDYIFVQGDICDAELVAGLLQQYRPQAIIHFAAESHVDRSISGPEAFLRTNIDGTFTLLQAARTYYDALSAEEKTRFRFLHVSTDEVYGTLAPDDPAFHEETPYSPNSPYAASKASSDHLVRAWFHTYGLPTIITNCSNNYGPFQFPEKLIPLMITHALTGRPLPVYGDGLQIRDWLFAADHCGALRAVLERGRVGETYNVGGGNQRSNLEVVHTVCALLDELVPDSPYRPHTQLIRSVQDRPGHDRRYAIDARKLESELGWRANESFETGLRKTVEWYLAHAEWVEHVTTGAYQQWVTQNYSDRSVVSAGGSQ from the coding sequence ATGATGGACGGCATTTTGATTACAGGCGGAGCTGGATTCATTGGCTCGAACTTCATTCTGGAGTGGTTTGCGCACGGCGGTGCACCGCTGATTAATGTGGACAAACTGACCTACGCGGGCAATCTAGAGAATCTGACTTCAGTTGAAGGAAGATCCGACTACATCTTCGTGCAGGGTGACATCTGCGATGCTGAGTTGGTCGCAGGTCTGTTGCAACAATATCGGCCGCAGGCCATCATCCATTTCGCGGCTGAGAGTCATGTTGATCGATCGATCTCAGGACCAGAGGCGTTTCTGCGCACGAATATCGATGGGACGTTTACGCTTCTGCAGGCTGCCCGAACATATTATGATGCGCTGTCTGCAGAGGAGAAGACGCGCTTTCGCTTTCTGCATGTGTCTACCGATGAGGTCTATGGAACGCTGGCTCCAGACGATCCTGCCTTTCACGAAGAGACCCCGTACTCTCCAAACAGCCCGTATGCTGCCTCCAAGGCTTCGTCCGATCATCTCGTCCGCGCGTGGTTTCACACGTACGGCCTACCAACAATCATTACGAATTGTTCAAACAACTACGGGCCATTTCAATTTCCAGAGAAGCTGATTCCGCTGATGATCACCCATGCACTTACTGGAAGGCCGCTACCTGTCTATGGTGACGGTCTACAGATTCGGGACTGGCTCTTCGCCGCGGATCATTGCGGCGCTCTTCGCGCGGTCCTTGAACGGGGTCGGGTCGGTGAGACGTATAACGTCGGCGGCGGTAATCAGCGTAGCAATCTTGAGGTGGTTCACACGGTCTGTGCGCTGCTCGACGAGTTGGTGCCAGATTCTCCTTATCGTCCGCACACGCAGTTGATACGAAGCGTGCAGGACCGTCCGGGGCACGATCGACGCTATGCAATCGATGCTCGCAAGCTTGAGTCCGAACTTGGATGGAGAGCAAATGAGAGCTTCGAGACGGGTCTTCGCAAGACAGTGGAGTGGTACCTCGCACACGCAGAGTGGGTTGAGCACGTCACCACCGGAGCCTACCAGCAGTGGGTTACTCAGAATTACAGCGATCGCAGCGTCGTCTCGGCGGGAGGTTCTCAATGA
- a CDS encoding glycosyltransferase yields MKSASIIIPTFNGASRIGFCLDALIPQVALHNAEILVVDDGSTDNTAESIERFPKVRLVVQANAGPAKARNTGAREAHGNILLFTDDDCVPTADWLTEMLAPFSDPETVGVKGTYRTRQAGLAARFVQTEYEDKYRLMAGSADIDFVDTYSAAFRRDRFLEMNGYDTSFPVACAEDVELSYRMSTRGWKMKFAPDAVVYHTHPDTFSLYLKKKYKFAFWRVLAVRKNPAKGVKDSHTPQIMKLQLLLAPALVAALFVDLFARPRVFLSVVVLVLFFVSTLPFALRAAKKDIAIGLLSPALLAGRACFQFVGVFAGMIYAARKSLK; encoded by the coding sequence GTGAAGTCGGCATCGATTATTATTCCGACTTTTAACGGCGCCTCCCGCATTGGATTCTGCCTTGATGCCCTGATCCCGCAGGTAGCTTTGCACAACGCTGAGATCCTGGTTGTAGACGACGGATCAACCGATAACACTGCGGAATCGATAGAGCGCTTTCCAAAAGTTCGTCTTGTCGTCCAGGCGAATGCCGGGCCAGCAAAGGCCCGCAACACGGGGGCGCGCGAGGCACACGGGAATATTCTCCTGTTTACGGATGACGATTGCGTACCGACGGCTGACTGGCTCACCGAGATGCTCGCGCCGTTCAGCGATCCAGAGACTGTCGGGGTAAAAGGAACCTACCGCACACGTCAGGCCGGTCTGGCAGCTCGCTTTGTGCAGACAGAATACGAAGACAAATATCGATTGATGGCAGGATCTGCGGATATCGATTTCGTGGACACGTACTCAGCTGCCTTTCGCCGGGACCGCTTCCTGGAGATGAATGGGTACGACACCTCCTTTCCGGTGGCCTGTGCGGAGGATGTCGAGCTTTCATATCGCATGTCGACGCGCGGGTGGAAGATGAAATTTGCGCCTGATGCAGTTGTTTACCACACCCATCCGGATACGTTCTCGCTCTACTTGAAGAAGAAATACAAGTTCGCATTCTGGCGCGTTCTCGCGGTACGTAAGAACCCAGCAAAGGGTGTAAAGGATAGCCACACTCCTCAGATAATGAAGCTACAACTCCTGCTCGCCCCGGCGCTGGTGGCTGCTCTGTTCGTCGACCTGTTCGCGAGGCCGAGAGTGTTTCTATCTGTAGTCGTGCTCGTACTTTTTTTTGTAAGCACATTGCCGTTCGCCCTGCGAGCTGCAAAGAAAGATATCGCCATTGGGCTTCTCTCTCCCGCTCTACTAGCGGGGAGGGCATGTTTCCAGTTTGTTGGAGTCTTTGCAGGCATGATCTACGCAGCGCGTAAGTCTTTAAAATAG
- a CDS encoding B12-binding domain-containing radical SAM protein — MRVLFLNPPFHPRFSREQRSPAVTKSGTLYYPKWLATAAGVAIKNGHEVDLVDAPAGGFSVQAVIDRINAKNIEAVICDTSTPSIINDVSVIEALVTANPSLHTLMVGRHVSSLPKETLAMSPALQAVAIREYEYTVRDWLEAKACGADLADVDGLVWRRHDGEIVSNKAREAIKNLDELPFVSEVYKRFLHTPDYFYGHSLWPLVVFDSSRGCPYHCSFCVYPQTFSGHTMRYRSVANVADEFEYVAKEMPEIKTVMLEDDTFIVSKPRTLELANELIKRGNKLPFDANCRADIGAEGELLSTLHKAGARLFCVGFESGDVEVINGMKKNNDDRRDAKYHEEAHKFVRRCQDAGIMVHGCFMVGNLNETPASMEKTLDFAKKLRPDTAQFFPIMVYPGTVAYQEAKSRDYIQIEDWGAWLTKDGLHNSVVTLPNITHEQLVSFCDRARRSFYLAPSYLVYKIKQSLTDRRELQRNVKGFMTLSKYLLHGSDHTKTDTTSKPQSATA; from the coding sequence ATGCGTGTTCTGTTTCTGAATCCACCGTTTCACCCTCGTTTTTCGCGTGAGCAACGCAGCCCTGCCGTTACCAAGAGCGGGACTCTTTACTATCCTAAGTGGCTGGCTACTGCCGCCGGTGTGGCGATCAAGAACGGGCACGAAGTAGATTTGGTGGATGCCCCTGCAGGAGGCTTTTCAGTGCAGGCGGTCATAGACCGGATCAACGCTAAGAATATAGAGGCAGTCATCTGCGATACCTCCACCCCAAGCATCATCAATGATGTCAGCGTGATCGAGGCTTTGGTAACGGCAAATCCATCGCTACATACGCTAATGGTGGGCCGGCATGTCTCATCGCTGCCCAAAGAGACGCTGGCGATGTCCCCTGCTCTGCAGGCTGTAGCCATCCGCGAGTACGAGTACACAGTGCGTGATTGGCTGGAAGCGAAGGCATGCGGTGCCGATCTTGCAGATGTCGACGGCCTGGTGTGGCGTCGCCACGACGGCGAGATCGTCAGCAATAAGGCGCGCGAGGCGATCAAGAATCTTGACGAGCTTCCCTTTGTTTCCGAGGTCTACAAGCGTTTTCTTCACACACCGGATTACTTCTATGGCCACTCTCTATGGCCGCTCGTTGTCTTTGACTCGAGCCGCGGCTGCCCCTATCACTGCTCGTTCTGTGTCTACCCCCAGACGTTTAGTGGTCACACCATGCGCTATCGCTCGGTTGCAAACGTTGCTGATGAGTTTGAATACGTCGCCAAGGAGATGCCGGAGATCAAGACGGTCATGCTCGAAGACGACACGTTCATCGTCAGCAAGCCCCGTACCCTGGAACTTGCGAACGAGTTGATCAAGCGCGGCAACAAGCTGCCGTTTGACGCTAATTGCCGAGCCGACATCGGTGCCGAGGGCGAACTCCTTTCGACTCTGCACAAAGCTGGTGCGCGGCTGTTTTGCGTTGGTTTTGAAAGTGGCGACGTGGAGGTCATCAATGGCATGAAGAAGAACAATGATGACCGTCGCGATGCGAAGTATCACGAAGAGGCGCACAAGTTTGTTCGTCGCTGCCAGGATGCTGGCATTATGGTTCACGGCTGCTTTATGGTCGGGAATTTGAATGAAACCCCGGCCAGCATGGAAAAGACACTGGACTTCGCCAAAAAGCTTCGGCCAGATACCGCCCAGTTCTTCCCGATCATGGTGTATCCCGGCACCGTAGCCTACCAGGAAGCGAAGAGTCGCGATTATATCCAGATTGAAGATTGGGGCGCATGGTTGACGAAGGATGGACTTCACAACAGCGTCGTCACGTTGCCGAACATCACTCATGAGCAACTTGTCAGCTTCTGTGACCGCGCGCGTCGCAGCTTCTACCTTGCACCTTCGTATCTCGTATACAAGATCAAGCAGTCTCTTACGGATCGGCGCGAATTGCAGCGCAACGTAAAGGGCTTCATGACGTTATCAAAGTACCTGCTGCATGGTAGCGATCACACCAAGACAGATACAACAAGCAAGCCGCAGAGCGCAACCGCTTAG
- the rfbC gene encoding dTDP-4-dehydrorhamnose 3,5-epimerase encodes MLVIDTPLRDVKLLQPRRFGDDRGWFTEVFNQETFAAAGLPQHFVQDNQSFSGRGVLRGLHYQLGRPQGKLVRVLSGMIWDVAVDLRPHSPDFGRWSGFTLTAPSTSNPVELLWIPEGFAHGFLVLSDTAEVLYKTTDLYHPAGERCILWNDPELNIPWPLEGMTPSISPKDALGKLFTDAELPPAIEKLSTLLK; translated from the coding sequence ATGCTAGTCATCGACACACCCTTACGAGACGTAAAACTGCTTCAGCCACGCCGTTTCGGGGATGATCGAGGATGGTTCACCGAAGTCTTCAATCAGGAGACGTTCGCGGCGGCCGGACTGCCGCAACACTTCGTGCAGGATAATCAATCCTTCTCCGGCAGGGGCGTGCTGCGCGGCCTTCATTATCAGCTCGGTCGTCCACAAGGAAAGCTTGTCCGCGTTCTTTCGGGCATGATTTGGGACGTGGCTGTAGACCTTCGTCCACACTCACCCGATTTCGGCAGGTGGAGCGGTTTCACCCTAACTGCACCTTCTACGAGTAATCCAGTTGAACTGCTCTGGATTCCTGAAGGCTTCGCACACGGCTTTCTTGTTCTCTCAGACACTGCTGAGGTTCTCTACAAGACTACCGATCTTTACCATCCAGCGGGTGAGCGCTGCATCCTCTGGAACGATCCGGAACTCAACATCCCCTGGCCGCTTGAAGGAATGACTCCTTCCATCAGCCCGAAGGACGCTTTGGGAAAGCTATTTACAGATGCTGAACTGCCACCCGCAATCGAAAAGCTTTCAACCCTGCTCAAGTAG